TCGCCGACGAAAACTTCCTTCTCGGGGTCCCAGTTCAATTCGCGTCCCAGGCGGATGGCGATATTGCCTAGGTGGCAGACCGTGCACGAACGATGGCCGATCTCGACGTCGCAGATCGGGCGCTCGCGGCTCTGGATGCAGTCGAGCCAGTTGTTGTGATGATCGCTGCTGACGTACAGGCGCACGTCCTTGTCGCTGAACTCGGTCTTCAGAATGTCGCGATGCGACGATTCGGTGATCTGACCGCGGCTGACAAACACCCAGCCGTCGCTGCCGGTGAACTTCACGCCGTTCTCGCCGTCCGAATGGCAAGTCATCTCAACGCCGTTGGCATAGGTGTAGTTCACATCGAACTTGCCCGGCACGTCATGCGGACCGTTCTCATGGAAGGTGCCTTGTCCCTTCACCTTCACTGGGCCGCTGCCGTCGGTCCCCATACCCCACTGGGCGATGTCGTTGTGGTGCGCGCCCCAGTCGGTCATCTTGCCGCCCGAGTAATCGCTGAACCAGCGGAACTGATAATGGCACCGGTTGGCCGAGTAATCAGCCCACGGGGCTGGTCCCAGCCAGAAATTCCAATCCAACTCAGGCGGCGGAGTGGTCGTGGGCTGCCAAGCGCCGCCATCAATGTCGCCGATGTAAGTGTCCACGCGCTGCAGCTTGCCGATCCGCCCATTGCGAACCAGTTCGCACGCCTGGCGAAAACGCTTGTCCGAGCGCTGCTGGCTGCCGGTCTGGAACACGGTGCCGTAGCGGCGCGCGACCTCGACCGTCTTCT
The genomic region above belongs to Pirellulales bacterium and contains:
- a CDS encoding Gfo/Idh/MocA family oxidoreductase, which produces MKQRSAPTRRTFLKASAATALAAPTIVPASVFAKDDQPAPSDRVVVGSIGVGDLGRRHHLAGHLIPNKRIQMAAVCDVDRNHRDQAALDVLNRTGKKVDIYKDFRDLCDRKDIDAVLIATPDHWHTLTSLYAMESGKDVYCEKPLTLTIDEGKKTVEVARRYGTVFQTGSQQRSDKRFRQACELVRNGRIGKLQRVDTYIGDIDGGAWQPTTTPPPELDWNFWLGPAPWADYSANRCHYQFRWFSDYSGGKMTDWGAHHNDIAQWGMGTDGSGPVKVKGQGTFHENGPHDVPGKFDVNYTYANGVEMTCHSDGENGVKFTGSDGWVFVSRGQITESSHRDILKTEFSDKDVRLYVSSDHHNNWLDCIQSRERPICDVEIGHRSCTVCHLGNIAIRLGRELNWDPEKEVFVGDEQANRMLSRPMRAPWHI